A part of Sinorhizobium chiapasense genomic DNA contains:
- the secDF gene encoding protein translocase subunit SecDF: protein MPKFSPLKNAIIWLVVLAGFVFALPNLFSREELAEWPAWLPQRQVPLGLDLQGGSDFTLRVVRDDIIAERLETTIDAIGKALRNADIAYMGLSGSGQAIQFRVRDATKVSVARDALRQLTAPVDSAGLIRNQIQELVSEGAEQGEAVRLRLTDEGIDLRVASAVTEAIDVVRRRIGEVSIAEPSIRRRGNDRLVVQVSGLDDPQRLKDLLSQRAELTFRWLDPSMPVQQAVDARPPAASEILYSLDDPPVPYLVERRAFVAADDFVEAQPDYDPTTGDPVVSFKLGADALARITPLLEADSRRQFAIVLDGQVVSTPALADAITGDVGRISGNLSEDGAKNLAALMRAGPLPANLTVVEERTVGPGVGTDAITSALKAGMIAALAVAACMIAFYGFFGAIAVVAVIVNVVLIIAALSLIGATLTLPGIAGIILTIGVAVDSNVLIYERLREEARGPGPLRKALDTGFSRVFSSIVDANLTMAIAGAILFYFGSGAFRGFAVTLAIGSVTTILTAHSLTRRLVRGWYRRRRPQRLPRGIRTGFFSEADFRFMAIRNPVFILMAALSLASLILLVSLGPDFGADFKGGSIIELRAKSGVADSTDIQARLDELNLGEVRVQELGTERDVLVRVPSQEAGDNAEQTAIGLVRAELEDQYTFRRVEVVGPAASDELTRAGSLGIGAAVLAILLYVWIRFEWRFALGAMIATVHDVLLTVGFLVVTRTEFNLASIAALLTIVCYSLNDTVVIYDRIRENYVRYQRMSLSVLIDASINQTLSRTVLTAVTTILALAALYLFGDGLLRSFAMTLLFGVVVGTLSSIYIAGPVLILFNRRGGRAKGGQSPARGDDEPANTATGTA, encoded by the coding sequence ATGCCCAAGTTCTCGCCGCTGAAAAACGCGATCATCTGGCTCGTCGTCCTGGCCGGTTTTGTTTTTGCTCTACCGAATCTGTTCTCCAGGGAAGAGCTTGCGGAATGGCCCGCGTGGTTGCCGCAACGGCAGGTACCGCTCGGGCTCGATCTCCAGGGCGGTTCCGACTTCACGCTGAGGGTGGTCCGCGACGACATCATCGCGGAACGGCTCGAAACCACGATCGACGCAATCGGCAAAGCGCTCCGGAATGCCGATATCGCCTATATGGGCCTGTCCGGCAGCGGCCAGGCGATCCAGTTCCGGGTTCGCGATGCGACGAAGGTCTCGGTCGCGCGCGATGCATTGCGCCAGCTGACCGCTCCCGTCGATAGCGCCGGCCTCATTCGGAATCAGATTCAAGAACTGGTTTCGGAAGGGGCGGAGCAGGGCGAGGCGGTTCGGCTGCGGCTTACCGACGAGGGGATCGACCTTAGGGTGGCGTCGGCGGTGACCGAAGCCATCGATGTAGTTCGCCGACGTATTGGCGAAGTCAGTATTGCTGAACCGTCGATACGGCGGCGCGGAAACGATCGTCTCGTCGTTCAAGTGTCCGGATTGGACGATCCGCAACGACTGAAGGATCTCCTCAGCCAGCGCGCCGAGCTCACCTTCCGGTGGCTCGATCCATCGATGCCGGTACAGCAGGCTGTCGATGCACGGCCGCCGGCGGCAAGTGAAATTCTCTATTCGCTCGACGATCCGCCGGTTCCCTATCTGGTCGAAAGACGAGCATTCGTCGCGGCCGACGATTTCGTCGAGGCGCAACCCGATTACGATCCGACAACCGGAGATCCAGTCGTCAGTTTCAAGCTCGGCGCCGACGCGCTGGCACGCATAACACCGCTTTTGGAAGCCGATTCCAGACGGCAGTTTGCGATCGTGCTCGACGGGCAAGTGGTGTCGACACCAGCGCTCGCCGACGCAATTACAGGCGACGTCGGCCGGATCTCGGGAAATTTGTCCGAGGACGGTGCTAAGAACCTCGCCGCCTTGATGCGCGCGGGACCGCTACCGGCGAACCTCACCGTGGTCGAGGAGCGTACCGTCGGCCCCGGTGTCGGAACTGACGCCATTACAAGCGCGCTCAAGGCCGGCATGATCGCCGCGCTCGCTGTCGCAGCGTGCATGATCGCGTTCTATGGCTTCTTTGGCGCGATCGCGGTGGTCGCGGTCATCGTGAACGTGGTGCTGATCATTGCGGCGCTCTCCCTTATCGGCGCGACTTTGACCTTGCCGGGGATTGCGGGGATCATCCTCACGATCGGCGTGGCGGTCGACTCGAACGTTCTCATCTACGAGCGCCTTCGCGAGGAGGCGCGCGGTCCCGGACCGCTGCGAAAGGCGCTCGACACCGGCTTTTCACGAGTCTTCAGCAGCATCGTCGATGCCAACCTGACGATGGCGATCGCCGGGGCCATTCTTTTCTATTTCGGCTCCGGCGCCTTTCGCGGTTTCGCCGTGACGCTTGCGATCGGAAGCGTGACGACGATCCTGACCGCCCACAGCCTGACTCGCCGTCTGGTCCGCGGATGGTATCGCCGCCGCCGGCCCCAGCGATTGCCGAGGGGCATCCGCACAGGCTTCTTCAGCGAGGCGGACTTTCGGTTCATGGCGATCCGTAATCCGGTCTTCATCCTGATGGCAGCGCTATCGCTTGCTTCGCTCATCTTGCTGGTCAGCCTAGGCCCCGACTTTGGGGCGGATTTCAAGGGCGGGTCGATAATCGAGCTTCGGGCGAAGTCCGGTGTCGCCGATAGCACGGATATCCAGGCTCGTCTTGACGAGTTGAACCTCGGGGAAGTCCGGGTTCAAGAACTCGGCACGGAACGAGACGTCCTCGTCCGCGTTCCCTCACAGGAGGCCGGTGACAATGCCGAGCAAACCGCGATCGGATTGGTGCGCGCTGAGCTGGAGGATCAATACACCTTTCGTCGGGTGGAGGTTGTCGGGCCGGCCGCTTCCGACGAGTTGACGCGAGCCGGCAGCCTCGGCATCGGTGCGGCGGTCTTGGCCATTCTGCTCTATGTCTGGATCCGGTTCGAATGGCGATTTGCGCTCGGCGCGATGATAGCAACCGTGCATGACGTGTTGCTGACCGTTGGCTTTCTTGTCGTCACGCGTACCGAGTTCAATCTTGCGAGCATTGCCGCTTTGCTGACCATCGTCTGCTATTCGCTGAACGATACCGTCGTGATTTACGATCGCATCCGTGAGAATTACGTGCGCTATCAAAGGATGTCGCTCTCGGTACTGATCGATGCGTCGATCAACCAGACGCTTTCGCGCACCGTTCTGACGGCTGTAACGACGATACTGGCGCTTGCAGCGCTCTATCTGTTCGGCGACGGCTTGCTTCGCTCTTTCGCCATGACGTTGCTTTTCGGTGTGGTTGTCGGAACGCTCTCGTCGATTTATATCGCTGGCCCGGTTCTCATACTCTTCAACCGCCGAGGCGGCCGGGCCAAGGGCGGGCAGAGTCCCGCTCGCGGTGACGATGAGCCGGCGAACACGGCAACAGGGACGGCCTGA
- a CDS encoding Mth938-like domain-containing protein has protein sequence MAKGIEIREAHFPGRAPIDAYGNGGFRFADMSHRGSVLMLPSGIYAWDVVEGDPLSVDKFKRVLDEAREIEVLLVGTGREIRPLPAELKAALRAQNISSDPMSTGAAVRTYNVMLAEARAVAAALIAV, from the coding sequence ATGGCAAAAGGCATCGAAATTCGCGAAGCGCACTTCCCCGGGCGGGCGCCGATAGACGCTTATGGAAACGGCGGCTTCCGCTTCGCCGACATGTCTCACCGCGGTTCGGTCCTCATGTTGCCGTCCGGTATCTATGCGTGGGACGTGGTTGAGGGTGATCCGCTTTCTGTGGACAAATTCAAGCGTGTGCTGGACGAAGCGCGTGAGATCGAAGTGCTGCTTGTGGGGACGGGTCGCGAAATCCGCCCCTTGCCGGCGGAGCTGAAAGCGGCCTTGCGAGCGCAGAACATCTCCTCCGATCCGATGAGCACCGGGGCGGCGGTTAGAACCTATAACGTGATGCTCGCCGAAGCGCGTGCTGTCGCCGCGGCCCTGATCGCGGTGTGA
- a CDS encoding phytoene/squalene synthase family protein, translating to MQEADTQILATLRDTDRDRYLACLLSPPEKRRSLAALYAFYAEIARVRDLIHEPLPGEIRLQWWRDVLSNEQSSGEGHPLAEALLQCVREHHLPVAVLENMIDARIFDLYDDPMQDRSALEGYAGETASALIQLSSLILDPSNAAKSAEAAGHAGVAQTIAGLLLLMPIHHRRGQVYLPADLLRATGLDREAFLAAGDSHAVDRAIQAFCGLGRDHLTKARQGIGSISSQNFFAFLPVALAEPVFDRAEKAGARLLEQPIQPPQWQRQWRMWRATRSKRF from the coding sequence GTGCAAGAGGCCGATACCCAGATTCTCGCAACCTTGCGGGACACAGATCGCGATCGTTACCTGGCTTGCCTGCTTTCCCCACCTGAGAAGCGACGGTCGCTTGCGGCTCTCTATGCGTTCTACGCGGAAATCGCCCGGGTGCGCGACTTGATACACGAGCCGCTACCGGGCGAAATTCGCTTGCAATGGTGGCGTGACGTTCTCTCGAACGAGCAATCGAGCGGCGAGGGGCATCCGCTCGCGGAGGCGCTTCTGCAATGCGTCCGCGAACATCATCTGCCCGTCGCAGTGCTCGAGAACATGATCGATGCGCGAATTTTCGATCTTTACGACGATCCGATGCAGGACAGGTCGGCGCTGGAAGGTTACGCCGGTGAAACGGCATCTGCCCTCATCCAGCTTTCTTCGCTGATCCTTGATCCGTCGAACGCGGCGAAATCGGCTGAGGCCGCCGGGCATGCCGGTGTCGCGCAGACGATCGCCGGCCTCCTCTTGCTTATGCCAATTCATCACCGGCGCGGCCAGGTCTATCTTCCTGCAGATCTCCTGCGCGCGACAGGGTTAGACCGGGAAGCTTTTCTGGCCGCCGGCGACAGCCATGCCGTCGATAGGGCGATCCAGGCATTCTGCGGCCTGGGCAGGGATCATCTTACGAAGGCGCGTCAAGGCATCGGCTCGATCTCTTCGCAGAATTTCTTCGCCTTCCTTCCGGTGGCATTGGCCGAACCGGTGTTCGACCGGGCGGAAAAGGCGGGAGCGCGTCTCCTTGAGCAGCCTATCCAGCCGCCCCAATGGCAGCGGCAATGGCGAATGTGGCGCGCGACCCGGAGCAAGCGCTTCTGA
- the trmFO gene encoding methylenetetrahydrofolate--tRNA-(uracil(54)-C(5))-methyltransferase (FADH(2)-oxidizing) TrmFO — protein MTANTSFSPIHVVGGGLAGSEAAWQIAQAGVPVILHEMRGVRGTDAHKTDGLAELVCSNSFRSDDATSNAVGVLHAEMRLAGSLIMQAADRNQVPAGGALAVDRDGFSAAVSAAIDSHPLITVVREEVTGLPPREWDLAIIATGPLTAPALAEAIREETGADALAFFDAIAPIVYTDTIDMDICWHQSRYDKVGPGGTGKDYINCPMTEEQYNAFVDALIAGDKTGFKEWEGTPYFDGCLPIEVMAERGRETLRHGPMKPMGLTNAHNPAVKPYAVVQLRQDNALGTLYNMVGFQTKLKYGAQAEVFRLIPGLEKAEFARLGGLHRNTYINSPTLLDSTLALKSRPGLRFAGQITGCEGYVESASIGLLAGRFAAAERKGEPLVPPPQTTAFGALLNHITGGHIVSDDEPGKRSFQPMNVNFGLFPPLEPGALTKPEGAKRFRGKEKALAKKQATASRALSDCANWLAVPALKTA, from the coding sequence ATGACAGCGAACACTTCCTTTTCCCCCATTCATGTCGTCGGCGGCGGCCTCGCCGGGTCGGAAGCCGCGTGGCAGATCGCCCAGGCCGGCGTTCCGGTAATCCTGCACGAGATGCGCGGTGTGCGCGGCACCGACGCGCACAAGACCGACGGCCTTGCCGAACTCGTCTGCTCCAACTCGTTCCGCTCCGACGACGCGACCAGCAACGCCGTGGGCGTGCTGCACGCGGAAATGCGGCTCGCGGGCTCGCTGATCATGCAGGCTGCCGACCGTAACCAGGTTCCCGCCGGTGGAGCGCTTGCCGTCGACCGCGACGGTTTTTCGGCGGCCGTCAGCGCCGCGATAGACAGTCACCCCCTGATCACGGTCGTTCGTGAGGAGGTCACCGGGCTGCCGCCGAGGGAATGGGATCTTGCGATCATCGCCACCGGTCCCCTCACCGCGCCGGCCTTGGCTGAGGCGATCCGCGAGGAAACAGGCGCCGATGCGCTCGCGTTTTTCGACGCAATCGCCCCGATCGTCTACACCGATACGATCGACATGGATATCTGCTGGCACCAGTCGCGCTATGACAAGGTCGGCCCTGGCGGCACCGGCAAGGACTACATCAACTGTCCGATGACCGAGGAGCAATATAACGCCTTTGTCGATGCCTTGATCGCCGGCGACAAGACCGGGTTCAAGGAATGGGAAGGCACCCCCTATTTCGACGGCTGCCTCCCGATCGAGGTTATGGCAGAACGCGGACGCGAAACGCTGCGCCACGGCCCGATGAAACCCATGGGGCTGACCAACGCGCACAATCCCGCGGTCAAGCCGTATGCCGTCGTACAGCTCAGGCAGGACAACGCGCTTGGCACGCTCTACAACATGGTCGGCTTCCAGACGAAGCTGAAATACGGTGCGCAGGCGGAGGTCTTCCGGCTGATCCCCGGGCTTGAGAAGGCCGAGTTCGCCCGGCTCGGTGGCCTCCATCGCAATACCTATATCAACTCGCCGACGCTGCTCGATTCGACCTTAGCGCTCAAGTCCCGACCGGGCCTACGGTTTGCCGGCCAGATCACCGGTTGCGAAGGCTATGTGGAGAGCGCCAGCATCGGCCTGCTTGCCGGTCGGTTCGCGGCCGCCGAGCGAAAGGGCGAGCCGTTAGTGCCGCCGCCGCAAACGACGGCGTTCGGCGCGTTGCTCAATCACATCACCGGCGGACACATCGTCTCCGACGACGAACCGGGCAAGCGCTCCTTCCAGCCGATGAACGTCAACTTCGGTCTGTTTCCGCCGCTGGAACCGGGCGCGTTGACCAAGCCGGAAGGCGCCAAGCGTTTTCGCGGCAAGGAGAAGGCCCTGGCAAAAAAGCAGGCGACGGCATCGCGCGCGCTCAGCGATTGCGCAAACTGGCTCGCCGTTCCTGCACTGAAGACCGCTTAG
- a CDS encoding DUF1127 domain-containing protein, with translation MNPIRIAKSWINYRRTVAELGNLSNHALSDIGITRYDIRNIAARSFR, from the coding sequence ATGAACCCGATTCGCATTGCAAAAAGCTGGATCAACTACCGCCGCACCGTCGCCGAGCTCGGCAATCTCTCGAACCACGCGCTCAGCGATATCGGCATCACCCGCTACGATATCCGCAACATTGCGGCTCGTTCCTTCCGCTAA
- a CDS encoding DUF1127 domain-containing protein: MNLARSFNNWRKYRQTCNELGRMSDRELNDLGIGRGDIPYVARQAVK, encoded by the coding sequence ATGAACCTCGCACGTTCTTTCAACAACTGGCGCAAGTATCGTCAGACCTGCAACGAACTCGGCCGCATGAGCGACCGTGAACTGAACGACCTCGGCATCGGCCGCGGCGACATTCCCTACGTTGCTCGTCAGGCTGTCAAGTAA
- a CDS encoding DUF2157 domain-containing protein — MYRGRMERDLKRWVDLGLLPQSSASAMLAEYDARESTFSVGRVLLALAALLLSASLLLLLAANWEALPRLARVAGVVLLIWLFHFLAAYFLGRGAKAVGAALLILGTMSFGAGIALVGQMYHLSGDAADAMLLWFAGACLSAAAFASAAVTTIAACLAWAFLVTLFESGGLVPVVESYFWLVPVLAVIVLTLVRYTDAGRTRHLAYLLGVAWLGALYVDNPEIWLATSFFAAGLIAFLLASLPRSPLYGLASEAGSAPSFYPFAVAVIGLVALQSEARGAWAEIAVGVGLLALALVGIGIAGARNGAVRYLAYAVFAAEILYLAFETLGSILGTSGFFLIAGVVVALVAWLVIRVERRLGQAGEASR, encoded by the coding sequence ATGTATCGCGGACGCATGGAACGAGATCTGAAGCGCTGGGTGGATCTCGGCCTGCTTCCCCAGTCGTCGGCTAGCGCGATGCTCGCAGAATATGATGCGCGCGAGTCCACTTTCAGCGTCGGCCGTGTCCTGTTGGCGCTGGCGGCGCTATTGCTTTCGGCCTCGCTCTTGCTGCTCCTCGCGGCGAATTGGGAAGCGCTGCCGCGTCTTGCCAGGGTCGCGGGCGTCGTCCTCTTGATCTGGCTCTTCCATTTTCTGGCTGCCTATTTCCTCGGGCGTGGAGCCAAGGCGGTTGGCGCGGCACTGCTCATTCTCGGCACGATGTCCTTTGGTGCCGGCATCGCGCTGGTCGGCCAGATGTACCATCTGTCGGGCGACGCGGCGGATGCGATGCTTCTGTGGTTCGCCGGGGCGTGCCTGTCAGCAGCGGCCTTCGCGTCGGCTGCCGTCACGACGATTGCCGCATGCCTTGCCTGGGCGTTTCTTGTTACGCTGTTCGAAAGCGGAGGACTTGTTCCGGTGGTCGAGTCCTATTTCTGGCTCGTGCCGGTCCTGGCGGTCATCGTGCTCACGCTGGTCCGCTACACCGATGCGGGGCGCACGCGCCATTTGGCTTATCTTCTAGGCGTCGCCTGGCTGGGCGCGCTCTACGTCGACAACCCGGAGATCTGGCTCGCAACCTCCTTCTTCGCCGCCGGCTTGATCGCCTTTCTGCTCGCGTCGCTGCCGCGATCGCCGCTGTATGGCCTGGCTTCCGAGGCTGGTTCCGCACCTTCGTTCTATCCGTTTGCGGTCGCCGTCATCGGGCTGGTGGCTTTGCAAAGCGAAGCAAGAGGCGCTTGGGCAGAGATCGCCGTCGGCGTCGGCCTGCTTGCCTTAGCGCTCGTAGGCATCGGTATTGCCGGTGCGCGCAACGGCGCAGTTCGGTACTTGGCCTACGCGGTATTTGCCGCGGAGATATTGTATCTGGCTTTCGAGACGCTTGGATCGATCCTTGGCACATCAGGATTCTTCCTCATTGCCGGAGTAGTCGTTGCGCTTGTGGCGTGGCTCGTCATCCGAGTTGAGCGCAGGCTTGGGCAAGCGGGGGAGGCTTCCCGATGA
- a CDS encoding GDYXXLXY domain-containing protein, giving the protein MSGAWFVARRRNPFVAALVVAVLQTVVLGYMIESRASILRNGKDVHLRSAPIDPRDLLRGDYVTLSYDISRISPDIIAGGLPEEATRAVLFVRLKEQPDGFWGPVEASFGPLAQATDSIVIRSLPFSYYPSSGAPPPTFFPNYGIERYYVPEGEGRVLENARSTHALSVNVRVDPDGRAQIRQVSIDGAQAYEEPLY; this is encoded by the coding sequence ATGAGCGGTGCTTGGTTTGTCGCGCGCCGGCGCAATCCCTTCGTGGCGGCCCTCGTGGTCGCTGTGCTGCAGACCGTCGTGCTTGGATACATGATCGAAAGCCGCGCTTCGATCCTGCGCAACGGCAAGGATGTGCATCTCAGAAGTGCGCCTATCGATCCGCGCGACCTCTTGCGCGGTGACTATGTGACTCTAAGCTACGATATCTCTCGCATTTCGCCGGACATCATCGCAGGCGGTTTGCCCGAGGAGGCCACGAGGGCGGTGCTCTTCGTGCGGCTCAAAGAGCAGCCGGACGGCTTCTGGGGGCCGGTAGAGGCATCGTTTGGTCCACTCGCGCAAGCCACGGACAGCATCGTGATCAGATCGCTGCCGTTCTCGTACTATCCCTCGTCCGGCGCGCCACCGCCAACGTTCTTTCCGAACTACGGAATCGAGCGCTATTACGTGCCGGAAGGCGAGGGCCGTGTCCTCGAAAACGCGCGCAGCACCCATGCGCTTTCGGTCAACGTGCGTGTGGATCCGGATGGGCGCGCCCAAATCCGGCAGGTTTCCATAGATGGGGCGCAGGCGTACGAGGAGCCGCTTTATTGA